The Numida meleagris isolate 19003 breed g44 Domestic line chromosome 31, NumMel1.0, whole genome shotgun sequence genome includes a region encoding these proteins:
- the SYCN gene encoding syncollin — protein sequence MAAVLAVVLAAVLVVCGAQCPTPADLKPANGTRICAQLYTEDSAYYNECCAGSSLAVLPGADVPYMPKGWAGEVSSLVVGTRCELTVWSRAGKKGSTKHFSAGAVPRLQEVRRGLFLNWNDAIRSYYCKCN from the coding sequence ATGGCGGCGGTGCTGGCAGTGGTGCTGGCGGCGGTGCTGGTGGTGTGCGGGGCCCAGTGCCCGACCCCCGCCGACCTGAAGCCGGCCAACGGCACGCGGATCTGCGCACAACTCTACACCGAGGACAGCGCCTACTACAACGAATGCTGCGCCGGGAGCtcgctggcagtgctgcccgGCGCTGATGTCCCCTACATGCCCAAGGGCTGGGCCGGCGAAGTCTCCTCGCTGGTGGTGGGCACGCGCTGCGAGCTGACGGTGTGGTCACGGGCCGGCAAGAAAGGCAGCACAAAGCACTTCTCGGCGGGCGCCGTGCCGCGGCTGCAGGAGGTGCGCAGGGGGCTCTTCTTGAACTGGAACGATGCCATCAGGTCCTACTACTGCAAGTGCAACTGA
- the PAK4 gene encoding serine/threonine-protein kinase PAK 4, which yields MFSKKKKRIEISAPSNFEHRVHTGYDQQEQKFTGLPRQWQGIIEESAKRPKPLVDPVCITAIQHGSQKTIVRGTKAAKDGSLTWLLDEFENMSVSRSNSLRRDSPPFPPRRDQLCQENGLSEDTGRSKEKSCPAPRGEPDRGKERPRERDPQRPRGQEPGPRAGGRPPPPEYPRPPERDGPADRDCSERDERVVRRERAEPCDKRPKSTYGSESSPQSPRDKRPLSGPNIRTPNIPVSEGVMKTAQQTGRPFNTYPRAETDPVRGASAQAELRPGRPQETAPNGPVSGTAGSSRAQPLGPPRSKVPEPPAGLTPHASEPHLARPPQPGPPPPAVGPQQPRSPQREPQRVSHEQFRAALQMVVDPGDPRTYLDNFIKIGEGSTGIVCIATVKSSGKLVAVKKMDLRKQQRRELLFNEVVIMRDYQHENVVEMYNSYLVGDELWVVMEFLEGGALTDIVTHTRMNEEQIAAVCLAVLKALSVLHAQGVIHRDIKSDSILLTHDGRVKLSDFGFCAQVNKEVPRRKSLVGTPYWMAPELISRLPYGPEVDIWSLGVMVIEMVDGEPPYFNEPPLKAMKMIRDNLPPKLKNVHKVSPSLKGFLDRMLVRDPVQRATANELLKHPFLGKAGPPSCIVPLMRQNRMR from the exons ATGTTCAGCAAGAAGAAGAAACGCATCGAGATCTCCGCACCTTCCAACTTTGAGCACCGTGTCCACACCGGGTACgaccagcaggagcagaagttCACAGGACTGCCGCGGCAATGGCAGGGCATCATCGAGGAGTCTGCCAAGCGGCCCAAGCCCCTGGTGGATCCAGTGTGTATCACAGCCATCCAGCACGGCTCGCAGAAG ACCATCGTACGGGGCACCAAAGCCGCCAAGGACGGCTCCCTGACCTGGCTGCTGGATGAGTTTGAGAACATGTCCGTGTCCCGTTCCAATTCTCTGCGCAGGGACAGCCCCCCCTTCCCGCCCCGCCGCGACCAGCTCTGCCAGGAGAACGGCCTCTCCGAGGACACTGGCCGCAGCAAGGAGAAGAGCTGCCCCGCACCCCGTGGCGAGCCCGACCGGGGCAAGGAGCGACCCCGCGAGCGGGACCCGCAGCGGCCCCGTGGGCAGGAGCCTGGCCCCAGAGCCGGCGGCCGCCCGCCCCCTCCCGAGTACCCCAGGCCCCCTGAGCGGGACGGCCCCGCCGACAGGGACTGCAGCGAGCGGGATGAGCGCGTGGTGCGGCGGGAGCGCGCCGAGCCCTGTGATAAGCGGCCCAAATCCACCTACGGCAGCGAAAGCAGCCCACAGTCCCCCCGCGACAAGCGCCCGCTCTCTGGGCCCAATATCCGGACTCCCAACATCCCCGTGTCCGAAGGGGTGATGAAGACAGCCCAGCAGACGGGACGACCCTTTAATACCTACCCGCGGGCTGAGACCGACCCTGTCCGGGGTGCAAGTGCACAG GCTGAGCTTCGGCCGGGCCGACCACAGGAGACAGCACCCAACGGGCCAGTGAGTGGCACCGCCGGCTCCTCCCGAGCCCAGCCCCTTGGCCCACCCCGCTCCAAGGTCCCTGAACCCCCCGCTGGCCTCACCCCACACGCCTCCGAGCCCCACCTGGCCCGCCCGCCGCAGCCTGGCCCCCCACCACCTGCTGTTGGCCCACAGCAGCCCCGCTCACCTCAGCGCGAGCCCCAGCGTGTCTCCCACGAACAGTTCcgggcagctctgcagatggTGGTGGATCCTGGAGACCCCCGCACCTATCTGGACAACTTCATCAAGATCGGGGAGGGCTCCACTGGCATCGTCTGCATCGCCACCGTGAAGAGCAGCGGCAAGCTGGTGGCTGTCAAGAAGATGGACCTGCGCAAGCAGCAGCGGCGTGAGCTGCTCTTCAATGAG GTGGTGATCATGCGGGACTACCAGCATGAGAACGTGGTGGAGATGTACAACAGCTACCTGGTGGGCGACGAGCTGTGGGTGGTGATGGAGTTCCTGGAGGGCGGCGCGCTGACCGACATCGTGACGCACACCCG GATGAACGAGGAGCAGATTGCGGCTGTCTGCCTGGCCGTGCTGAAGGCGCTGTCCGTGCTGCACGCTCAGGGCGTCATCCACCGTGACATCAAGAGTGACTCCATCCTGCTGACACACGACGGCAGA GTGAAACTCTCTGATTTTGGGTTTTGCGCCCAAGTGAACAAGGAGGTGCCGCGGCGGAAGTCGCTGGTGGGGACCCCGTACTGGATGGCACCGGAGCTCATCTCTCGCTTGCCCTACGGCCCAGAG GTGGATATCTGGTCCCTGGGTGTGATGGTGATCGAGATGGTCGATGGGGAGCCTCCGTATTTTAACGAGCCGCCGTTAAAGGCCATGAAAATGATCCGAGACAATCTGCCCcccaaactgaaaaatgtgcaCAAG GTCTCCCCCTCTCTCAAGGGCTTCCTGGACCGCATGCTGGTGCGGGACCCTGTGCAGCGGGCCACCGCCAACGAACTCTTGAAGCACCCATTCCTGGGCAAGGCGGGCCCCCCCTCCTGTATCGTGCCCCTCATGCGCCAGAACCGCATGCGGTGA